From a region of the Xanthomonas rydalmerensis genome:
- the rplU gene encoding 50S ribosomal protein L21 codes for MYAVLVTGGKQYRVAQGETLRVEKLEVEAGNEITFDNILMLGDSDGIKIGDALKGAAVTAKVVAHGRADKVRIIKFRRRKHHMKRQGHRQHYTEIEITGIAGGDKK; via the coding sequence ATGTACGCAGTACTGGTCACCGGCGGTAAGCAATACCGCGTCGCGCAGGGCGAAACGCTCCGCGTGGAAAAGCTCGAAGTCGAAGCCGGCAACGAGATCACGTTCGACAACATCCTGATGCTGGGCGACAGCGACGGCATCAAGATCGGCGACGCGCTGAAGGGCGCCGCCGTCACCGCCAAGGTCGTGGCCCACGGCCGCGCCGACAAGGTGCGCATCATCAAGTTCCGCCGCCGCAAGCACCACATGAAGCGTCAGGGTCATCGGCAGCACTACACCGAAATCGAGATCACCGGCATCGCCGGTGGCGACAAGAAGTAA
- the rpmA gene encoding 50S ribosomal protein L27, whose protein sequence is MAHKKGVGSSRNGRDSNPKYLGVKMFGGQAIEAGNIIVRQRGTQFHPGAGVGLGRDHTLFALVDGKVEFSVKGAKKRRTVSVVTEA, encoded by the coding sequence ATGGCACACAAAAAAGGCGTAGGTTCCTCGCGCAACGGCCGCGACTCCAACCCGAAGTACCTGGGCGTGAAGATGTTCGGCGGCCAGGCCATCGAAGCCGGCAACATCATCGTGCGTCAGCGCGGCACCCAGTTCCACCCGGGCGCCGGCGTCGGCCTGGGTCGCGACCACACCCTGTTCGCGCTGGTCGACGGCAAGGTCGAGTTCTCGGTGAAGGGCGCCAAGAAGCGCCGCACCGTGAGCGTGGTCACCGAGGCGTAA
- the cgtA gene encoding Obg family GTPase CgtA, whose protein sequence is MKLVDEAEIQVTAGNGGNGCIGFRREKFIPLGGPDGGDGGNGGSVWLVADENLNTLVDFRHQRAFRAQRGENGMGRQMYGKAGEDLTITVPVGTVVINVETDEVIGDLVAHGDRLLVAQGGKGGLGNMHFKSSVTRAPRKATPGEEGEERTLKLELKLLADVGLLGFPNAGKSTFIRAVSAATPKVADYPFTTLYPNLGVVSVEAYRSFVIADIPGLIEGAADGAGLGAQFLRHLQRTRLLLHLVDLAPMEGGVDGVSPTEQVRAIERELQKHDPELLAKPRWLVLNKADLMFEDEARALAEQVVAELGWTQPWYLVSALGREGTWPIMKDVMAFFDRQREEALEAAANAS, encoded by the coding sequence ATGAAGTTGGTAGACGAAGCGGAAATCCAGGTCACGGCCGGCAATGGCGGCAATGGCTGCATCGGCTTTCGCCGCGAGAAGTTCATCCCGCTGGGTGGGCCTGACGGCGGCGATGGCGGCAACGGCGGCAGTGTGTGGCTGGTCGCCGACGAGAACCTCAACACCCTGGTCGACTTCCGCCACCAGCGCGCGTTCCGTGCGCAGCGCGGCGAGAACGGCATGGGCCGGCAGATGTACGGCAAGGCTGGCGAAGACCTGACCATCACCGTGCCGGTCGGTACCGTGGTGATCAACGTCGAGACCGACGAGGTCATCGGCGACCTGGTCGCGCACGGCGACCGCTTGCTGGTCGCGCAGGGCGGCAAGGGCGGCCTGGGCAACATGCACTTCAAGAGCTCGGTGACCCGCGCGCCGCGCAAGGCCACGCCGGGCGAGGAGGGCGAGGAGCGTACGCTCAAGCTGGAGCTGAAGCTGCTGGCCGACGTCGGTCTGCTGGGCTTCCCCAATGCCGGCAAGAGCACCTTCATCCGTGCGGTCTCCGCGGCCACGCCGAAGGTCGCCGACTATCCGTTCACCACGCTGTACCCGAACCTGGGCGTGGTCAGCGTCGAGGCCTACCGCAGCTTCGTGATCGCCGACATTCCCGGGCTGATCGAGGGTGCCGCCGATGGCGCCGGCCTCGGCGCGCAGTTCCTGCGCCACCTGCAGCGCACCCGCCTGCTGCTGCACCTGGTGGATCTGGCGCCCATGGAGGGCGGCGTGGACGGCGTGTCGCCGACCGAGCAGGTGCGGGCGATCGAGCGCGAGCTGCAGAAGCACGATCCGGAACTGCTGGCCAAGCCGCGCTGGCTGGTGCTGAACAAGGCCGACCTGATGTTCGAGGACGAGGCGCGTGCGCTGGCTGAACAGGTCGTTGCCGAACTGGGCTGGACCCAGCCCTGGTACCTGGTGTCGGCGTTGGGTCGCGAAGGCACCTGGCCGATCATGAAGGACGTGATGGCGTTCTTCGACCGCCAGCGCGAGGAGGCGCTGGAGGCGGCCGCCAATGCCTCCTGA
- the rpsT gene encoding 30S ribosomal protein S20 — MANIKSAKKRAKQTVVRNARNTAQRSMLRTAVKKVIKALDANDAAGAEAAFAIAQPILDRFSSRGLIHKNKAARHKSRLSARIKAIKTAA, encoded by the coding sequence GTGGCCAATATCAAGTCCGCCAAGAAGCGCGCCAAGCAGACCGTCGTGCGCAACGCGCGCAACACGGCTCAGCGTTCGATGCTGCGCACCGCCGTCAAGAAGGTCATCAAGGCCCTGGACGCCAACGACGCAGCCGGCGCCGAAGCCGCTTTCGCCATCGCCCAACCGATCCTCGACCGTTTCAGCTCGCGTGGCCTGATCCACAAGAACAAGGCTGCCCGCCACAAGAGCCGCCTGAGCGCCCGCATCAAGGCGATCAAGACCGCCGCCTGA
- the murJ gene encoding murein biosynthesis integral membrane protein MurJ, with translation MFRGLLSFSSMTMVSRVLGLVRDQAITISFGANATTDAFWVAFRIPNFLRRLFAEGSFATAFVPVFTEVKETRPHADLRALMSRVSGTLGGVLLLVTALGLIFTPQVAMLFNPGASDDPAKFGLIVDLLRLTFPFLLFVSLTALAGGALNSFHRFGLPALTPVILNLCMIAGALWLAPRLQVPILAMGWAVLVAGVLQLLFQLPALRGIDLLTLPRWGWQHPDVRRVLTLMVPTLFGSSIAQINLLLDTVIASFLYAGSQSWLSQADRFLELPLGVFGVALGTVILPALSRHHVKTDRAGFSSALDWGLRTTLLIAVPAMLGLMLLSQPLVATLFQYGKFTAFDTRMAAMSVFGLSFGLPAFALLKVLLPAFYSRQDTRTPVRAGVAALVANMVLNLFFLAILYQLWVPAELRAQGVRAALEAVPGLHLALGLASAVASYLNLSLLWRWLRRDQVYQPKPGWSGYLLRLGVACAAMVAVLVFGLHWLPAFTTMDKWHRIGSLLLLVGGGGAVYLVALLALGFRPRDLREQ, from the coding sequence ATGTTTCGCGGGCTGCTCTCCTTCAGCAGCATGACCATGGTCTCGCGCGTGCTGGGGCTGGTGCGCGACCAGGCCATCACCATTTCCTTCGGCGCCAACGCCACCACCGACGCGTTCTGGGTGGCGTTCCGCATTCCCAACTTCCTGCGCCGGCTGTTCGCCGAAGGCTCGTTCGCCACGGCCTTCGTGCCGGTGTTCACCGAAGTGAAGGAAACTCGCCCGCACGCCGACCTGCGCGCGCTGATGTCGCGGGTGTCCGGCACCCTGGGCGGCGTGTTGCTGCTGGTCACCGCGCTGGGGCTGATCTTCACCCCGCAGGTGGCGATGCTGTTCAATCCCGGCGCCAGCGACGACCCGGCCAAGTTCGGGCTGATCGTCGACCTGCTGCGGCTGACCTTTCCGTTCCTGCTGTTCGTGTCGCTGACCGCGCTGGCCGGCGGTGCGCTCAACAGCTTCCATCGCTTCGGCCTGCCGGCGCTGACCCCGGTGATCCTCAATCTGTGCATGATCGCCGGCGCGCTATGGCTGGCGCCGCGGCTGCAGGTGCCGATCCTGGCGATGGGCTGGGCGGTGCTGGTGGCCGGCGTGCTGCAGTTGCTGTTCCAGTTGCCGGCCCTGCGCGGCATCGACCTGCTGACCCTGCCGCGCTGGGGCTGGCAGCACCCGGACGTGCGCCGGGTGCTGACCTTGATGGTGCCGACCCTGTTCGGCTCCTCGATCGCGCAGATCAACCTGCTGCTGGACACGGTGATCGCCTCGTTCCTGTACGCCGGCTCGCAGAGCTGGCTGTCGCAGGCCGACCGCTTCCTGGAGCTGCCGCTCGGCGTGTTCGGCGTGGCCCTGGGCACGGTGATCCTGCCGGCGCTGTCGCGGCATCACGTCAAGACCGACCGCGCCGGGTTCTCCAGCGCGCTGGACTGGGGCTTGCGCACCACCTTGCTGATCGCGGTGCCGGCGATGCTGGGGCTGATGCTGCTGAGCCAGCCGCTGGTGGCGACCCTGTTCCAGTACGGCAAGTTCACCGCCTTCGACACGCGCATGGCGGCGATGTCGGTGTTCGGCCTGAGCTTCGGCCTGCCGGCCTTCGCCCTGCTCAAGGTGCTGCTGCCGGCGTTCTATTCGCGCCAGGACACGCGCACGCCGGTGCGCGCCGGCGTCGCCGCGCTGGTCGCCAACATGGTGCTGAACCTGTTTTTCCTGGCGATCCTGTACCAGCTGTGGGTGCCGGCGGAGCTGCGCGCGCAGGGCGTGCGCGCAGCGCTGGAGGCAGTGCCGGGCCTGCACCTGGCACTGGGCCTGGCCAGTGCGGTTGCCAGCTACCTCAACCTGTCGCTGCTGTGGCGCTGGCTGCGTCGCGACCAGGTCTACCAGCCCAAGCCGGGCTGGAGCGGCTATCTGCTGCGGCTGGGCGTGGCCTGCGCAGCGATGGTCGCGGTGCTGGTGTTCGGCCTGCACTGGCTGCCGGCGTTCACCACCATGGACAAGTGGCACCGCATCGGCAGCCTGCTGCTGCTGGTGGGCGGCGGTGGCGCGGTGTATCTGGTTGCCTTGTTGGCGCTGGGGTTCCGGCCGCGGGATTTGCGGGAGCAGTAG